The genomic stretch GAATCCCAATTATATCAAAGTTTTAGGCTTGAAATTCAACTCCGAAAGTTGAGATATTTATCTATATAATCTTCTTTACTTTCTTCTTTGCTTGCTACTGAACTCTTACAGCTCCTAAACTCTGCTGATTTATCATCTGACAGTAATCCAATAGCATCTGCTCTGCATTGTTGACAGTGATACATTTGCTTCATATCAAGAGAACATTGATCCCTCAAGTTCTTGAGCTCTTTATTACTTACTAGAGGCATATTTTCAAACTGACTTCCTTCAGCAGGGATTAAAGGCATAATATTAGTCATAAACACAGCATAGTTTTTTACTTCCTTAACTACCTCAGGGATATTTTTTTCATTAACTCCTTTAATCATTACAATATTAACTTTAGCTATTATTCCTGCTTTGTTTAAGATTTCTAAACCTTTTAGCTGATTTTCCAGTAAGATTTCTGCTCCTTCTAGCCCGGTATATCTTTTTCCCTGATAATTAATATATCTATATATCTTAACTCCAATAAAAGGATTAATTGTATTAATAGTTACTGTTATATGACTTACACCTAATTCTACTATCTCTCCAATATACTCTGGTAGTAATAAGCCATTTGTGGATAAACAAAAGGTGGCTTCTGGATTATAATCCTTAATTAACTTTAATGTTTTTTTCGTATTATCAAAGTTAGCCAGAGCATCTCCAGGTCCGGCTATTCCTACTACTTTTAAATTATTAATCTGTTCTTTAACACTCACATATTTATCAAAAGCCTGCTCTGGACTTAATACTTCACTACTTACTCCTGGTCTGGTTTCATGGAGACAATCAAACTTTCTATTACAGTAATTACAACTAATATTACATGCTGGAGCAACTGGCAGATGAATTCTGGCATAATTATGAGCAGAGGCATTATAACAAGGATGTGTTTGATTTTTTTTATAATTATTCCTGGCTAGTTCACTATTCTTTTCATTTATATTAAAGGCACAACTCATATTAATCACCTCTTTC from Halanaerobiaceae bacterium ANBcell28 encodes the following:
- the nifB gene encoding nitrogenase cofactor biosynthesis protein NifB; amino-acid sequence: MSCAFNINEKNSELARNNYKKNQTHPCYNASAHNYARIHLPVAPACNISCNYCNRKFDCLHETRPGVSSEVLSPEQAFDKYVSVKEQINNLKVVGIAGPGDALANFDNTKKTLKLIKDYNPEATFCLSTNGLLLPEYIGEIVELGVSHITVTINTINPFIGVKIYRYINYQGKRYTGLEGAEILLENQLKGLEILNKAGIIAKVNIVMIKGVNEKNIPEVVKEVKNYAVFMTNIMPLIPAEGSQFENMPLVSNKELKNLRDQCSLDMKQMYHCQQCRADAIGLLSDDKSAEFRSCKSSVASKEESKEDYIDKYLNFRS